CTGGGCGATGAAGAGCGGGGACCAGGGTAGTAGCCATGAGCTTCCCAACTCTGACCCTTCCTGTCCCCGCCGAGAATGCAGACGCGCCCCCCGGCGCGCGCGGTTCCCGGACGATCGATAACGCTTCGGCCACGATTCCCGGAGATTTCGCCGCGTACGTCGCCGAACGCCGTTCCGCCCTGCTGCGCACCGCCCACCAGGTGGCCGGCGACCGCACCGAGGCCGAGGACCTGCTGCAAGAAGGCCTGCTCAAGACCTACCAGGCCTGGCACCGGATCGAGGACAAGGCCGTCGTGGGATCCTACCTGCGCCGGACCATGACCAACCACCAGATCTCCCAGTGGCGCAAGCGCCGGGTGGAGGAGTACCCCACCGACGAGCTGCCCGAGCGCCCCTACGACGGCGAGTCGATGACCCAGGTGGAGATGCGGGTGGCGGTCGCTCGCGCCCTCGGCCGGCTCTCCGCCCGCGACCGCGAGGCGCTCTCCCTGCGCTACTACGGCTCGTACACGGACACCGAGATCGCCGAGCGTATGGGCGTGTCCGTCGGCACGGTGAAGTCCGCGCTGTGGCGGGCGCTGCGCAAGCTGCGCGACGACCCCTCGCTGCGGCCGCTGGCCGGGTACGTCACCTCCGACGCGCAGTGGCTCGAGCCCGCCGCGGCCTGAGCGGCGTTTAAGAACCCGGAGACGGGTGACCCGGTGCGACCGGGCGACTGCGCTGACGCGGGTTTAAAGACCACCGCCGATTCTGCAATCCTTGGCAGGTCAGAAGAAAACCGAACTGCAGGGAAACCACGTTCTCATGACAGAAGCGATCAAGAGGCTGCGTGAACCCGCGGCCCTGGGGGCCGCGCTCTTCGCGGCGCTGTCCGAACTCGCCGCGGTGATCGTGCTGCTGTTCACCGGCAACGGCAGCTTCTCCGACATCGCGGCCGGCCAGGCCTCGGCCCTGTTGAGCTTCGAAGTGGCCCTGGCCCTGGCGATCGCGGTGTACCTGGCCAACCACGCCGGCGCTCCGCTCGGCAAGGCCCGGCTGGTCACCCTGATCTCGCTGATCACCGCCGCGGCCGGCGGCCTGTTCGGCCTGGTCGCGTTCTTCGCCGGGCTGGGCGCCACGGGCAGCGGCACGGACAAGTTCGCCTACTTCCTGCGCG
This genomic window from Actinospica robiniae DSM 44927 contains:
- a CDS encoding SigE family RNA polymerase sigma factor; the protein is MSFPTLTLPVPAENADAPPGARGSRTIDNASATIPGDFAAYVAERRSALLRTAHQVAGDRTEAEDLLQEGLLKTYQAWHRIEDKAVVGSYLRRTMTNHQISQWRKRRVEEYPTDELPERPYDGESMTQVEMRVAVARALGRLSARDREALSLRYYGSYTDTEIAERMGVSVGTVKSALWRALRKLRDDPSLRPLAGYVTSDAQWLEPAAA